A window of Nomascus leucogenys isolate Asia chromosome X, Asia_NLE_v1, whole genome shotgun sequence contains these coding sequences:
- the LOC115833254 gene encoding uncharacterized protein LOC115833254, translated as MEGGMATRESRCRRGRIGVQPSPERRSEVVGPFPLARGLSQVGLLRLFFPFFAFPFPDAGGSRAGVCALGGLSGAEDLPHPPSCEQPEPGARTCAMVAAAPPARASGGYLGVPEGRVRAVWAGRGLAVLEH; from the coding sequence atggagggagggatggcaACGCGGGAGTCTCGTTGCCGCAGGGGGCGCATTGGGGTCCAGCCGTCCCCAGAACGCAGATCAGAGGTAGTCGGACCTTTCCCGCTGGCGCGCGGCCTCAGCCAGGTAGGTCTCCTtcgccttttctttcctttctttgcctttcctttCCCTGACGCTGGGGGAAGTAGGGCAGGGGTCTGTGCCCTAGGCGGCCTTTCTGGTGCAGAGGACCTTCCCCATCCTCCATCATGTGAGCAGCCAGAGCCGGGCGCTCGAACTTGCGCAATGGTGGCTGCCGCACCACCGGCTCGGGCGTCCGGCGGGTATCTGGGAGTCCCAGAGGGCCGAGTCCGGGCCGTGTGGGCGGGTCGGGGTCTTGCGGTTTTGGAGCACTGA